The genomic interval AAAGGTTTGTCATAAAACATACCTGTCATTTCTAAAAGTCTTGAGGTCAATCGTGCATCGCCCAATTTTGTTCCTCCAAGTTCCGCTTCTATCCAATCCCGAGGCTCTTTTTGTGCCACTCTTTGGCGAACATGTACTTTGCCATCGGCACAACAACACAACACCGCCTGCCATTTCTTTTGCAACGGCATAACATAAACGTCTTTGACCGTTGCACCTGTTCCTTTTCGTCCTCGACCTTCCGTGCCTCCTACATACTTCCAGTTAGCTGCCCGATAACAGCTTCCGGAAAACCGTCCTCGTTCCACATAGGTTTCTAAAAGTACAGGACGATATTTATACACTCTTTCCCAATCATCTACCAAACGTGTTTGGCATTTTGCCAATACATGCGATGCCAAACATTTTACTCTTACCGTAGGCGCTATTAAATACCGACTGTTATTGATAACAAACGTATGATTCCGCTTACGTGCTTCCTCCGTCCATCCTATCCACTCGTCGCGACTTTCCACCCGTCTGGCACAGGCACTATAACTTAGCCCTCCTATCCATCCGTAATATTCACTGCGTACAAGATACCGAAGTTGCGCCCCGCATAGGGGCCCACTTCCAAGATAATGATGCGCTTCTAACATGCTACGCCAAAGTTTCGAATGGAATCTCGTTGTAACCCGTATAATCTCTACGTCACCCAACTCCGCTAGCTCGCATGACACTTCCGCAATCGGAGGCGCCTCCGCAGGTTTATTGACTTTTTGAAATGCATAATGCTTGTTCACCTTTGGAAGATTGATCTCTTTACGACGATCCAATTCCAATAACGCCTTGCGACAACTCATCTCTTGCAAACGGCCCGCTTGATTCCTCCAGTCCATCCATTCGCATACCAGACGCGACAGTTTACGACGCGATAGACAGGGTTCCTTTTGGATAGTTTCTGATAAACGCTTTATTACATCATCTGAAAATATTCGACCTCCTACTCTAAGCATGTACACAGTGTAACATACGGTTAACACGGTGTCCAGCAAAAAATATGGGTCATCCCCAGCATATAAGAGAGAGACGTAAAATGCTGTACATACGCCAACCCCGCTATGTTGAAGGAGTTATACTGTACGCAGGCAAATGCTTCGCCCCCATTTTTCAAAAAGCCAAATTACCGCTAAGTTTATAAAACCAGATTTGTTTGACTATATAAAAATCATCCAGACATCTCTCCCCGCATGCCATGAATGCTCCTAACAATTTCTCTGAATTGTTATAAAATATTCTTCGCAACACCGACGGTACCGTTAATACTATATGCCGGTAGATTACTCCCTCATGTAACATCTTGCTTATTTGACTTATCCAATTATCTACATACACTTTACTACACCTTAAACAAAAACTGCTCTTACAACTCATCGGCACTACTCGTTTACCGCGTCCACAACTAAAACACAAATATTCCGTCAATCCCATCTTCTCTGGATCACCACAATTAAGCATCTTCTCCACTACTTCATCATAATAGGTGGTATCATACCTGGGAAACAACTTCTTAAAATTATCCCAATGATCAAAAAATATCTGCTTGAATATATTCCACCCTTGCCTCTGAATTATTTCCATAATCTGATTAGTATAACAACTGTCATATCTATCTACAATATAATATTTTACAACAATACATCCCCGCAAACCCGCATAATTAAAATGAAAATTCCTATACTATCAAGTTATTCGTTTAATTCGGTGCTGGTCCAAATCCTGCGGATTTCAATGCGGCCATGGCCTTTTTCAATTGTTTCGTGCTGAGGGGGGGAAAAGAACTGAGATTCAGTTCCTAGATGGCTTGTTTTATGGTTTTTTGATTATCTTTCACCGTGAATATATATTCTGCCTTTTTGTCTTCTACCAGATAACGGGCGGTTTCCTTTTGCGCATGTAAGGCATCGAAAGTAACGACACGGTCTTTTATGTCTAAATCATCAAACAATACCGGAACCATCGGTATTTCGTTTGTTTTGCAGTCTACCTGAGTTTGTGCGAGAACTATACCCTGTTTATGAAGAAAAGCGGCAAGCAAATGTACCTGTTTGCCGTCAGGCTGTCTTGCACCGCAAAGGGTTTTCCCGTCAACCGCAATGGGCAGGCTTTTATCACCTACAGATTGA from Candidatus Kuenenia stuttgartiensis carries:
- a CDS encoding transposase zinc-binding domain-containing protein codes for the protein MEIIQRQGWNIFKQIFFDHWDNFKKLFPRYDTTYYDEVVEKMLNCGDPEKMGLTEYLCFSCGRGKRVVPMSCKSSFCLRCSKVYVDNWISQISKMLHEGVIYRHIVLTVPSVLRRIFYNNSEKLLGAFMACGERCLDDFYIVKQIWFYKLSGNLAF